From Penaeus monodon isolate SGIC_2016 chromosome 6, NSTDA_Pmon_1, whole genome shotgun sequence, the proteins below share one genomic window:
- the LOC119574148 gene encoding post-GPI attachment to proteins factor 6-like isoform X2 produces MVCQRMIIMGWPGSYWVSVCHVILLSTGVTLALTTQEGGTVLHEVLAGRQVYVYRSYKDVQIFHFSVPPHVSVAHFNFTANDTLACDARNITAFLQAQSYPVVNPDGAEFPSGMWINRSHVYEVHLRSDLKPALLSVPFPVAGDWFMVAFINDTSNRITQAGLFPSCHSWLQSEVEYRQEDQITTVVPEIHSHQEIQLYQKVEGSEYYRFYVPSSTWLVVVNISKCVVLDEGEGSPSCPIDIGFRTRALPDPNSTDTVVHNCADDGEVCTLEVVPEEEAWHYIQLSTHQAAVQLSMAVKFYMCDEQGGSSYHLLSRLYLNQLCSEGSSMQNLPMMSNDTANEVNSTIESEENADNMESRRILFMPSVKRKRNLQDSCWPRHNLVKKTFGGNFVFEFDLPPDENGSVPLLLNITNDSPTLLTFNLEPIIDIGGTLSVELAVSPFMNITLHNFTVDACVSHGKRKEPNLDVDAEFKCPRGHSLHVNTSSLSAAATSVLIPFPEPGPWYLTLRSGCYLSNASEVTECTVNETTVLFSITSASCLHGKCGRYGSCYQYISGGFIFSTCVCDAGYRGWACTDKSQAMANWQLILATLLLTLSNLFFLPAIILALKRRYFAEAVVYAFTMVFSTFYHACDQQPYNFCLMRLSVMQFCDFYSAILSFWVTLIAMADLPHSLYSFLHVAGALVVALGVEYDRTGLWVFVVPSASAFLIMVASWVWHCKHLHSCYPTKWYWLTCLLPGVLLSATGLFCYAFLETHDNYYYVHSVWHATMALAILCLLPPRREKDGFLSVTHPTSEPNLQAYRITTLHASSP; encoded by the exons ATGGTTTGTCAGAGGATGATAATCATGGGTTGGCCCGGGTCATACTGGGTCAGCGTCTGTCACGTGATCTTGCTGTCTACCGGCGTGACCCTTGCTCTGACCACGCAGGaag GTGGAACGGTGCTCCACGAGGTGCTGGCGGGACGGCAGGTGTATGTTTACCGTTCCTATAAGGACGTCCAGATCTTCCACTTTTCTGTGCCACCTCATGTCTCCGTTGCGCACTTCAACTTCACAGCCAATGACACCCTTGCTTGCGATGCCCGTAACATTACTGC CTTTCTGCAGGCCCAAAGCTACCCTGTGGTGAACCCCGATGGTGCAGAGTTTCCATCTGGCATGTGGATCAACCGGTCGCATGTCTATGAGGTGCACCTGCGCTCGGACCTTAAGCCAGCCCTACTCTCCGTCCCTTTCCCTGTTGCTGGGGATTGGTTCATGGTGGCCTTTATCAATGATACATCCAACCGCATAACTCAGGCT GGCCTATTTCCATCGTGCCACTCGTGGTTGCAGAGCGAGGTGGAATATCGGCAGGAGGACCAGATTACCACCGTTGTGCCTGAGATCCACTCCCATCAAGAGATTCAGCTCTACCAGAAAGTGGAAGGCTCTGAATATTATAG ATTTTATGTGCCGTCGTCTACATGGCTTGTGGTTGTGAATATCAGCAAATGCGTTGTgttggatgagggagaagggtctCCTTCTTGCCCCATAGATATAGGCTTCCGAACAAGAGCCTTGCCTGACCCAAATTCTACAGACACAGT GGTTCACAACTGTGCTGATGATGGTGAGGTGTGCACACTTGAGGTTGTCCCAGAGGAAGAGGCATGGCACTATATTCAGCTCAGCACACATCAAGCTGCTGTCCAGCTAAGCATGGCTGTCAAATTCTATA TGTGTGATGAACAAGGTGGAAGCAGTTACCACTTGCTGAGTCGATTGTACCTGAACCAGCTGTGCAGTGAAGGGAGCAGCATGCAAAACCTCCCCATGATGTCCAATGACACAGCCAATGAGGTAAACAGCACAATTGAATCAGAAGAGAATGCTGACAATATGGAGTCACGTCGCATTCTGTTCATGCCGtcagtgaagagaaagaggaatctgCAAGATAGTTGTTGGCCGAG GCATAATTTAGTGAAAAAGACGTTTGGGGGGAACTTTGTCTTCGAATTTGACCTTCCGCCAGACGAGAATGGATCAGTTCCCCTCTTACTGAATATCACCAATGACTCCCCTACCCTTCTCACCTTCAACTTAGAGCCCATCATAGACATCGGTGGAACACTTTCTGTGGAGCTGGCTGTTTCACCGTTCATG AACATAACTCTCCACAACTTCACTGTGGATGCTTGTGTGAGCCATGGCAAGCGCAAAGAGCCTAATCTTGATGTAGATGCTGAGTTCAAGTGTCCTCGTGGTCACAGCCTCCATGTCAACACCTCGAGCCTGTCTGCAGCTGCCACTTCAGTCCTGATTCCGTTCCCTGAGCCCGGGCCATGGTACCTAACCCTCCGTTCGGGTTGCTACCTCTCAAATGCAAG TGAGGTGACAGAATGTACTGTTAACGAGACTACAGTGCTCTTCAGCATCACATCAGCTTCATGTCTGCATGGGAAATGTGGCAGATATGGGTCTTGCTATCAGTATATTTCTGGGGGCTTCATATTTTCTACTTGTGTCTGTGATGCAG GCTACCGTGGGTGGGCATGCACAGACAAATCACAAGCCATGGCTAATTGGCAACTGATCCTGGCTACACTGCTGCTTACACTGTCGAATCTGTTCTTCCTGCCGGCAATCATCCTGGCACTGAAGCGACGATACTTTGCAGAAGCTGTGGTTTATGCCTTCACCATGGTCTTCTCAACG TTCTACCATGCTTGTGACCAGCAGCCGTACAACTTCTGCCTGATGCGCTTGAGTGTCATGCAATTCTGCGACTTCTATTCTGCCATCCTCTCCTTTTGGGTCACCCTCATCGCTATGGCTGACCTGCCCCACTCACTCTACTCGTTCCTCCACGTGGCTGGTGCTCTG GTGGTTGCCTTGGGAGTGGAGTATGACCGAACTGGACTGTGGGTGTTTGTTGTCCCTTCGGCCTCAGCCTTCTTAATTATGGTCGCCTCATGG GTATGGCACTGCAAACACCTGCACAGTTGCTATCCAACCAAGTGGTATTGGCTGACGTGTCTTCTGCCAGGAGTGCTCCTCTCTGCTACTGGCCTCTTCTGCTACGCTTTCCTAGAGACCCATGACAACTACTACTATGTGCACTCAGTCTGGCACGCGACTATGGCCCTTGCGATCCTCTGCCTTTTGCCTCCGCGGAGAGAAAAAGATG GCTTCCTCTCTGTGACCCACCCAACCTCGGAGCCTAACCTACAGGCCTACAGGATAACCACTTTGCATGCTTCCTCACCCTAA
- the LOC119574148 gene encoding post-GPI attachment to proteins factor 6-like isoform X1, with translation MVCQRMIIMGWPGSYWVSVCHVILLSTGVTLALTTQEGGTVLHEVLAGRQVYVYRSYKDVQIFHFSVPPHVSVAHFNFTANDTLACDARNITAFLQAQSYPVVNPDGAEFPSGMWINRSHVYEVHLRSDLKPALLSVPFPVAGDWFMVAFINDTSNRITQAGLFPSCHSWLQSEVEYRQEDQITTVVPEIHSHQEIQLYQKVEGSEYYRFYVPSSTWLVVVNISKCVVLDEGEGSPSCPIDIGFRTRALPDPNSTDTVVHNCADDGEVCTLEVVPEEEAWHYIQLSTHQAAVQLSMAVKFYMCDEQGGSSYHLLSRLYLNQLCSEGSSMQNLPMMSNDTANEVNSTIESEENADNMESRRILFMPSVKRKRNLQDSCWPRHNLVKKTFGGNFVFEFDLPPDENGSVPLLLNITNDSPTLLTFNLEPIIDIGGTLSVELAVSPFMNITLHNFTVDACVSHGKRKEPNLDVDAEFKCPRGHSLHVNTSSLSAAATSVLIPFPEPGPWYLTLRSGCYLSNASEVTECTVNETTVLFSITSASCLHGKCGRYGSCYQYISGGFIFSTCVCDAGYRGWACTDKSQAMANWQLILATLLLTLSNLFFLPAIILALKRRYFAEAVVYAFTMVFSTFYHACDQQPYNFCLMRLSVMQFCDFYSAILSFWVTLIAMADLPHSLYSFLHVAGALVVALGVEYDRTGLWVFVVPSASAFLIMVASWVWHCKHLHSCYPTKWYWLTCLLPGVLLSATGLFCYAFLETHDNYYYVHSVWHATMALAILCLLPPRREKDERGDGEEVEPLPVCEAQPHFIEAQVYSPVP, from the exons ATGGTTTGTCAGAGGATGATAATCATGGGTTGGCCCGGGTCATACTGGGTCAGCGTCTGTCACGTGATCTTGCTGTCTACCGGCGTGACCCTTGCTCTGACCACGCAGGaag GTGGAACGGTGCTCCACGAGGTGCTGGCGGGACGGCAGGTGTATGTTTACCGTTCCTATAAGGACGTCCAGATCTTCCACTTTTCTGTGCCACCTCATGTCTCCGTTGCGCACTTCAACTTCACAGCCAATGACACCCTTGCTTGCGATGCCCGTAACATTACTGC CTTTCTGCAGGCCCAAAGCTACCCTGTGGTGAACCCCGATGGTGCAGAGTTTCCATCTGGCATGTGGATCAACCGGTCGCATGTCTATGAGGTGCACCTGCGCTCGGACCTTAAGCCAGCCCTACTCTCCGTCCCTTTCCCTGTTGCTGGGGATTGGTTCATGGTGGCCTTTATCAATGATACATCCAACCGCATAACTCAGGCT GGCCTATTTCCATCGTGCCACTCGTGGTTGCAGAGCGAGGTGGAATATCGGCAGGAGGACCAGATTACCACCGTTGTGCCTGAGATCCACTCCCATCAAGAGATTCAGCTCTACCAGAAAGTGGAAGGCTCTGAATATTATAG ATTTTATGTGCCGTCGTCTACATGGCTTGTGGTTGTGAATATCAGCAAATGCGTTGTgttggatgagggagaagggtctCCTTCTTGCCCCATAGATATAGGCTTCCGAACAAGAGCCTTGCCTGACCCAAATTCTACAGACACAGT GGTTCACAACTGTGCTGATGATGGTGAGGTGTGCACACTTGAGGTTGTCCCAGAGGAAGAGGCATGGCACTATATTCAGCTCAGCACACATCAAGCTGCTGTCCAGCTAAGCATGGCTGTCAAATTCTATA TGTGTGATGAACAAGGTGGAAGCAGTTACCACTTGCTGAGTCGATTGTACCTGAACCAGCTGTGCAGTGAAGGGAGCAGCATGCAAAACCTCCCCATGATGTCCAATGACACAGCCAATGAGGTAAACAGCACAATTGAATCAGAAGAGAATGCTGACAATATGGAGTCACGTCGCATTCTGTTCATGCCGtcagtgaagagaaagaggaatctgCAAGATAGTTGTTGGCCGAG GCATAATTTAGTGAAAAAGACGTTTGGGGGGAACTTTGTCTTCGAATTTGACCTTCCGCCAGACGAGAATGGATCAGTTCCCCTCTTACTGAATATCACCAATGACTCCCCTACCCTTCTCACCTTCAACTTAGAGCCCATCATAGACATCGGTGGAACACTTTCTGTGGAGCTGGCTGTTTCACCGTTCATG AACATAACTCTCCACAACTTCACTGTGGATGCTTGTGTGAGCCATGGCAAGCGCAAAGAGCCTAATCTTGATGTAGATGCTGAGTTCAAGTGTCCTCGTGGTCACAGCCTCCATGTCAACACCTCGAGCCTGTCTGCAGCTGCCACTTCAGTCCTGATTCCGTTCCCTGAGCCCGGGCCATGGTACCTAACCCTCCGTTCGGGTTGCTACCTCTCAAATGCAAG TGAGGTGACAGAATGTACTGTTAACGAGACTACAGTGCTCTTCAGCATCACATCAGCTTCATGTCTGCATGGGAAATGTGGCAGATATGGGTCTTGCTATCAGTATATTTCTGGGGGCTTCATATTTTCTACTTGTGTCTGTGATGCAG GCTACCGTGGGTGGGCATGCACAGACAAATCACAAGCCATGGCTAATTGGCAACTGATCCTGGCTACACTGCTGCTTACACTGTCGAATCTGTTCTTCCTGCCGGCAATCATCCTGGCACTGAAGCGACGATACTTTGCAGAAGCTGTGGTTTATGCCTTCACCATGGTCTTCTCAACG TTCTACCATGCTTGTGACCAGCAGCCGTACAACTTCTGCCTGATGCGCTTGAGTGTCATGCAATTCTGCGACTTCTATTCTGCCATCCTCTCCTTTTGGGTCACCCTCATCGCTATGGCTGACCTGCCCCACTCACTCTACTCGTTCCTCCACGTGGCTGGTGCTCTG GTGGTTGCCTTGGGAGTGGAGTATGACCGAACTGGACTGTGGGTGTTTGTTGTCCCTTCGGCCTCAGCCTTCTTAATTATGGTCGCCTCATGG GTATGGCACTGCAAACACCTGCACAGTTGCTATCCAACCAAGTGGTATTGGCTGACGTGTCTTCTGCCAGGAGTGCTCCTCTCTGCTACTGGCCTCTTCTGCTACGCTTTCCTAGAGACCCATGACAACTACTACTATGTGCACTCAGTCTGGCACGCGACTATGGCCCTTGCGATCCTCTGCCTTTTGCCTCCGCGGAGAGAAAAAGATG AGAGAGGCGATGGTGAGGAGGTGGAGCCACTGCCTGTTTGCGAGGCCCAGCCCCACTTTATAGAGGCGCAGGTGTACTCTCCTGTCCCCTAG
- the LOC119574149 gene encoding molybdopterin synthase catalytic subunit-like — MDHIKLTGEVLSTGEVADAVTDPSCGAVSLFVGTTRNNFQGRQVVRLEYEAYEEMAEKEILTICRLAREKWNIKHIAIYHRMGVVPVSESSVIIAVSSTHRRESLEAASFLIDELKARVPIWKKEMYDDGGGDWKKNKECAWNKEEEKGKNT, encoded by the exons aTGGACCACATTAAGTTAACAGGAGAAGTGCTATCAACTGGAGAGGTTGCAGATGCAGTGACCGACCCAAGCTGTGGTGCCGTTAGCCTCTTTGTGGGAACAACACGGAATAATTTTCAG GGTCGACAGGTGGTGAGACTGGAGTACGAGGCGTATGAGGAAATGGCCGAGAAGGAAATACTAACCATTTGTAGGCTGGCCAGAGAGAAGTGGAATATCAAGCATATAGCTATCTATCATAG AATGGGTGTCGTTCCTGTATCGGAATCGAGTGTTATAATAGCAGTCAGTTCAACTCACCGAAGGGAATCTTTAGAAGCAGCGTCTTTCTTGATTGATGAACTGAAGGCTCGAGTGCCCATTTGGAAGAAGGAAATGtatgatgatggaggaggggactggaagaagaataaagagtgtgcgtggaataaggaggaggagaaggggaagaatacGTAG